Within the Catalinimonas niigatensis genome, the region CCAGTTGGGCAAACTCTTCGGGCGAGATATGCTGATCTCCCAGCGCTACTTTCCACTGATAGCGCAGCAGTTCCTCCATACTCAGGAAATGTTTTTCTATGCCCTTTTCTTCGGCATCCAGTTGCATGGAAAGTTGCGGGCGGATCAGCCTGTGCAAGCTTTTGGGTAGCAGTACGGTGATGTTAAGCAGGCGAATGACCGGCAGTATTTGAAAGAGTATTCCGGCAAAATCCTCCCCGTCTACTTTGAGTGATTCTTTACCCCGGCTGCTGATCAGAGGGGTAAGTTGCGGGAAATAATGCAGCAGCACGGCTAAATCTTGCAAAAATTCCATCCGCATGTCGGCAAAGGATTCTTCAGCAAAAATTGCTTCCAATGCTAAGGGACCATTATCTGATTTTTTATCTTCCACCCAAAGCTCAATCAGAAAGTCCGGTTCCTCTTCCACGATTTTGATCAGCGGAACTACATTTTTTTCGGTGAGGTAAAAATGTTTCAGCCAGAGGTAAATGGTAACCGGTAGTTCTTTTTCCTCAAAACCTGCGCTGCTCAATGTTTTTCCCTCAAAAAAAGCCAGGTGTACATCATCCCTACTGTCGTACTTATCTGCCGAAGCGTGATGGATCAGATAATTGAGGAAGGCAGACAGCAGGTAGCGTGCCTGATCTTCCTGAGAGAAATACAAGCTTTTGTCGCTGCCTGTTGAAACCTGAAGAATACCTGGAGGCAAAGCTTCTGCCAGTCCTTCTGCGGTTTTTTTGACTTCCTGCCGCAGATAAGCGGGCAGCCAGCGAATGGTATGGAAATACGGTTCCAACTGATAAATCTGTGGTATTACAGCTCCCTGCCGGACAAGGGCAAGACTCAGCCGGTGTGCCAGCGATAAAGCCTGTACTGCCGGAGCAAACTCTGCCAATCGTTCAGTGTGGATAGATTCCAGCCAATGAAAAAGACTCGCTACCGGATGCGTTTTTCCAGTAGTAAAAGCGCGTTCTCCTTCCGTAGTTTCAAACTGAATGGACTGCACATGCAATTGCCTGTCGAGCAGTATATGGAGTTGTTTGATGGAAGCGGGATGCAAAGCAGAAGTCGTTTCTTCCTTATCCTTCATCACGCTGCCCAGTTCTTTTTTGGCTTCCTTTCCACATCTTTTCAGGTGCTTGTCCAGGATATCTTTAAAGTCTTTGCCGGGATAAAAAAGCGGATTGGGACTGAGCAGCGAAAGCAGTTCCTGGTGGCAGTCAGGAATGGCGGCAAAGTCTAGTATTGGCATCTCCTGCTGTATCTTATCTGAAGATTCAGGTTCAACGGACAAGGATTTGACGATACGGGGAATGGATGGAATCTCATTTTCAAGGGGCTGGGAAGTGCCGAAGCCCTTTGCTTCCAGCATTTTCAGCAAATCCTGCCCATGCATTTCAAAAACCAGGAAAGGATTTTTGTCAATCTCATTGGCGATGAGGTAGATCACCGCCGCAATGTGCTTGCAGGGCATGGCGTAGTCGGGGCAGGAGCAATGGGCTTTCATGTCGTTCCAAGAGCGCGGAAAGAGCTGAATGTGGCGGCGCTCCAGCACATGTGCCAGATCAGGTGGGAGTTTACGGGAAAGCAGGCTGGAGAGAAAAACGAGATTTTCGCTGATTATAGCCATCACCTCCTGTTGTTCAGCTTTGGAGAAGGCAGGCAGGTATACACTCACTTTGTAGGGCCTGGGCTGGCTGCCATCTACCAGTGCGCTAATGTCTGTACCTTTGATTTTAATGTCATGCGCTTTGCTGTTACGGGCATAGGACTTACCGCGGGGAAGGCGGTTGCTGTAGTCAATGTTGGATAAGGCATTGAGCCATTGCTTGCCCCACCAGGTAAAGCCGAATTGCTTGATCATAGGTGATGTCAGGTTAAAAATACAAAGTAGAGGAATATTTGGGATAGAAATCAAGTAAATGGTTAATTCCTAAGATTAAGGACAGGAATGGAGAATGTCACGAAAGCAGACAGTCAGTGTCACGAAAATGATACAGTATTTACAATGAACAGAGAAAAAAATAACAATTAACAGTCTGATTATAAGCAACTTGCAGTTATATATGTTCTTTGGCGGGAAAGTTGGATAATTTAATGGTAAATGATGAATAACTAATGATACATTAAAACATTAATTACTCATCAATCCTCACTAACCATGATAACATTATGCTCAGGAATTATCTTAAAGTGGCGTTGCGCAATTTACAGAAGCGACCTTTCTACACAAGTATCAATGTGTTCGGTTTGGCGATGGGCATGGCCTGTACGATGCTCATCACAATCTATATTTTGAATGAACTGAGCTATGACCGCTTCCATGAAAAAGCTGATCGGATTTATCGATTGGCTACCCATCTGGAAATGGGTGAGAGTGGATTTACAGGTGCTGCTGTCAGTCCGGCAGTGGCAGGACCATTCCAGGAGGAGATTCCTGAAGTAGAGATGGTTGTTAGAATCAATCAGGGAGATAATAAGATCTTCAGAAAAGACGAACTTGTCATCAAAGAGAATAAGGTGCTCACAGCTGATTCAGGTTTTTTTCAGATGTTCAGCTTTCCACTACTGAAAGGTGATCCGGCTCGCGTGTTGCAGGACCCGACTTCGGTAGTGATGACAGAGAATGCTGCCCGCAAATATTTTCAGGAAAAAGATCCGATTGGACAGCATATCCGGATAGACGACCAGCTCTTTCAGGTCACAGGCATCATGGCGCCCGTCCCTGCCAACGCTCATTTCCAGTTCGAGATTGTTTATTCTTTTCTGTCCGACCCTAAAAGTAAGATAGAAAACTGGGGAAATATCAATGCAGCTACTTACTTCTTGTTAGAGGAAAACGCAAGTATTGAAGCAGTGAATGCCAGACTTGACCCCTTATTGAAAAAATACCTCAGAGAGTATGAAATGTTTAAATCTTTAGGTTATGTGGTGGAGATGTTCACCCAGCCGCTGACCGACATTCATTTGCACTCTCATATGCTGGGAGAGTTTGAACCGAATGGTAACGTCAAATACCTCTACATCTTTGGGGCTATCGCCCTTTTTATCCTGCTCATTGCCTGTATCAATTTTATGAATCTGGCCACTGCCCGTTCGGCAGACCGTGCCAAAGAGGTAGGCGTACGTAAAACAATGGGATCTGCCAGAAGCATGCTGGTCAGACAATTCCTTATAGAGTCTTTGCTCCTTAGCTTGATTTCAATGATCCTGGCCTTGGGATTGGCTGAGTTGCTAAGAATTCCTTTCAGCAAAATCGCGGCGAAGGAAATTCAGCTTCCTCTCCTGGATGCCTGGTTTATTCCGGCTGTACTTCTTCTGGGTCTTATCGTGGGGATATTGGCAGGGAGTTATCCTGCTTTTTATCTCACTAAGTTCAAACCCGTTGAGGTGCTTAAGGGGCGACTGGCCATTGGAAGTAAAAATTCCTGGCTACGCAATTCCCTGGTGATTTTTCAGTTTGTGATCTCTATTATGCTGATTGTCTGTACATTGATGGTCTATGAACAACTGCAATTTGTCAGAAATAAAGACCTGGGCTTTAGCAAAGATAATGTCATTGTATTAAGCAATGGAAAAGCTTTGGGAACAAATACAGAGACGTTTCACAATACTTTGATGGGACTCAGTGCAGTACAGGGTGTAAGTTTTACCGATGTAGCTCCATTGGCCGGATATGATGCTACAGGCTTTATTCCTGCTACAGAAAGTGACAGTGGAGTTGCCTATCTTGATGAACATGCTCTGGTACTTAGTTACTTACAGGTCAGTCATGATTATCTGCCCACCATGGATATACGT harbors:
- a CDS encoding DEAD/DEAH box helicase; the encoded protein is MIKQFGFTWWGKQWLNALSNIDYSNRLPRGKSYARNSKAHDIKIKGTDISALVDGSQPRPYKVSVYLPAFSKAEQQEVMAIISENLVFLSSLLSRKLPPDLAHVLERRHIQLFPRSWNDMKAHCSCPDYAMPCKHIAAVIYLIANEIDKNPFLVFEMHGQDLLKMLEAKGFGTSQPLENEIPSIPRIVKSLSVEPESSDKIQQEMPILDFAAIPDCHQELLSLLSPNPLFYPGKDFKDILDKHLKRCGKEAKKELGSVMKDKEETTSALHPASIKQLHILLDRQLHVQSIQFETTEGERAFTTGKTHPVASLFHWLESIHTERLAEFAPAVQALSLAHRLSLALVRQGAVIPQIYQLEPYFHTIRWLPAYLRQEVKKTAEGLAEALPPGILQVSTGSDKSLYFSQEDQARYLLSAFLNYLIHHASADKYDSRDDVHLAFFEGKTLSSAGFEEKELPVTIYLWLKHFYLTEKNVVPLIKIVEEEPDFLIELWVEDKKSDNGPLALEAIFAEESFADMRMEFLQDLAVLLHYFPQLTPLISSRGKESLKVDGEDFAGILFQILPVIRLLNITVLLPKSLHRLIRPQLSMQLDAEEKGIEKHFLSMEELLRYQWKVALGDQHISPEEFAQLVKGASGIVKLRDQYVHLDSEEVRKLLDKLENPPTLKGNELMQIALTESFDGARVQMTPKLRKLLRSLLEPEAVTLPQGLDAQLRPYQLRGFAWMYKNSRIGFGSIIADDMGLGKTLQVIATLLKFKEEGYLDKKKALVVVPTTLLTNWWKEITRFAQTLQPYIYHGSKRKLPENGFDILLTTYGIARSDQKDLAKQKWYTLVIDEAQNIKNPGTAQTKALKKIKADVRIAMSGTPVENRLSEYWSIMDFSNKGYLGSQKNFQKDFAYPIEVEQDQERLQHFQKATSPFILRRLKSDKSIISDLPEKVSTDEYCQLSKEQAALYQNVVDEVMKQMEEKVGIERQGLVFKLIIALKQVCNHPVHYLKRGKPAPDLSGKSNRLLELLHTIYSNREKVLIFTQFREMGELLQQIISAEFHTEALFLHGGCSRKQRDSMVDDFQQNPAVKTMILSLKAGGTGLNLTAASRVIHYDLWWNPAVEAQATDRAYRIGQKRQVFVHRLLTQATFEEKINRMLQEKRELADMAVSRGEQWLGELPDKELKELFALT
- a CDS encoding ABC transporter permease, coding for MLRNYLKVALRNLQKRPFYTSINVFGLAMGMACTMLITIYILNELSYDRFHEKADRIYRLATHLEMGESGFTGAAVSPAVAGPFQEEIPEVEMVVRINQGDNKIFRKDELVIKENKVLTADSGFFQMFSFPLLKGDPARVLQDPTSVVMTENAARKYFQEKDPIGQHIRIDDQLFQVTGIMAPVPANAHFQFEIVYSFLSDPKSKIENWGNINAATYFLLEENASIEAVNARLDPLLKKYLREYEMFKSLGYVVEMFTQPLTDIHLHSHMLGEFEPNGNVKYLYIFGAIALFILLIACINFMNLATARSADRAKEVGVRKTMGSARSMLVRQFLIESLLLSLISMILALGLAELLRIPFSKIAAKEIQLPLLDAWFIPAVLLLGLIVGILAGSYPAFYLTKFKPVEVLKGRLAIGSKNSWLRNSLVIFQFVISIMLIVCTLMVYEQLQFVRNKDLGFSKDNVIVLSNGKALGTNTETFHNTLMGLSAVQGVSFTDVAPLAGYDATGFIPATESDSGVAYLDEHALVLSYLQVSHDYLPTMDIRLKEGRNFSRAMTSDSVNRVVILNEQAVRTMGLHQPIGSKLLIGGEFVAEVVGVVEDFHFKSLHTAVEPLVLALSDEHNFVEVKIASDNLQQTLALLEEQWNLHADGTPFDYNFLDEDFDALFRADQRVGMIFGGFTSLAILIACLGLLALAAFMAEQRTKEIGIRKVMGASVKSIMLLLSKDFTKLVIIAFVLAIPLAYFAIQQWLNDFAYKIDIGMASFIVAGILALLIAILTVSYQSFKAAIANPVDSLRDE